The DNA sequence GCAGCACAGTTTGCAGAGCTAGAGACCTTGGGCGAGCTAACCAAAATCGCCTGGCAGCACGACGTGCAGGTGATGGTCGAAGGCCCCGGGCACGTACCTATGCACCTCATCAAGGTCAATATGGACAAGCAGCTCCAAAGTTGTGGCGAAGCACCCTTCTACACCCTCGGGCCGCTCACGACCGACATCGCCCCCGGATACGACCACATCACCTCGGGCATCGGGGCGGCTATGATAGGCTGGTATGGCTGTGCGATGCTCTGCTACGTAACGCCCAAGGAACACCTAGGCCTGCCCAACCGCGACGACGTAAAAACAGGGGTCATTACCTACAAGCTGGCCGCCCACGCCGCCGACCTAGCCAAGGGGCACCCCGGCGCCCAGTACCGCGACGATGCGCTGAGCAAGGCGCGGTTTGAATTCCGATGGGAAGACCAGTTCAACCTCTCCCTCGACCCCGACACCGCCCGGGAATTTCACGACGAAACCCTCCCCGCCGACAATGCCAAGGTGGCGCACTTCTGCTCTATGTGCGGCCCCAACTTCTGCTCTATGCGCATCACCCAAGATTTGCGGGAGTACGCCAAAGCCCAAGGACTAACCGCCGCCGAAGCCCTGAGCAAGGGAATGGCCGACAAGGCGCGGGAGTTTGTCGAAAAGGGTACGCAGATATACCTCGACCCCCAAGACCTTTAGCCCTGTCAGACCTGAGAGGAGGGGCTTCCCCCGCGCAAGCGCGGGGTCGGGCCATCACCTGTAGTCCCCGCGCCCGAACAACGATGTAGGCTTTCTCATCGTGCAGGCGGGCGCGGGGAGCTACTTGGCTCTGTCCCTAAGCCGCTTACGCACGCAAAAACCCCTAAACGCTTGTCTAAATTTTCAGCACGACACTCAAACCAGCCGGTTTTTGTGCCGATACTAGGCAAAAAGCGCAGACCTGATGCTTAGCCCACGATTTTAATCATAGGAAGACTACGGCGAGCATTTTCAACAACGTAGCAGCCAAAAAGCAACGTTTTGGTATCGATGAAGAGAATTTTAGACAAGCGCCAAACCCAAACAAACCTATGCAACTGATTCTGATATCGCCGGAGCAGGCGCTGCCCCAAGAGCAGCAGCACCTGACACAAATGTTTGCCCTTGGGCTGGAGCGCTTCCATCTGCGCAAACCCCACTGGACAGTCGCACAGCTGGCTGCATACCTTGCCCACATTCCGGCAGAGTACCACCCCCGGATAGTGCTGCACAGCCACGATGCCCTCACACAGTACTTTGCACTCAGGGGCATCCACGCCCGCAGCGACAGAGACCGACGCAGCAAGGGTTTTGTCAGCACGGGCTGCCATAGTTTCGAGGAGGTACGCTCTTTTGACAGCCAAGGCTTTGAGTACCTGATGCTCAGCCCTGTGTTTGATTCCATCTCCAAAGAGGGCTACCCCGCCGGGTTTGCCCATCAAGACCTGCGCCACTTTTTGGCACAGCCGCGCCAAACGCCGCTACTGGCCTTGGGGGGAATCAATGCGCAAAACATCGCCCAATGCGCCGCCTTAGGCTTCGACGGCGTAGCCGTACTCGGGGCCGTTTGGCAAAGCCCCAACCCGCTAAAAGCACTGTTGGATTTATACCAAGGTTCACAAGATTTGAGGATTCACAGGATTTGATTTTCTTGATTCTCAAGGCTCTTCGGTAGATACATTTCCTAAACCATTTTTGTTTGGGGACAAAATGAGACTTAACCCACAGTTTTAACTGTGGGAGTGGTGTATACCATCGACCCATCACACGTCTTACAACCTTAACAATGATAGCCCGACTACAATACATCACCCAAGCCCATCCGCACCACCGCCCTGCCCAACACTGTGAGGAGCTTTGTAAGGCCGGAGTGCCTTGGGTACAATTGCGGATGAAGCAAGTCTCCACCACCGACTACTTGGCGGAGGCGCAGCGCTGTCGCGAAATTACGCAACACTATGGCGCAAAGCTCATCATCAACGACCAACTGGAGGTCGCCCTTGGTGCGCAGGCCGATGGCGTACACCTTGGGCAAGACGACCTCTGCACGGCAGAGGCCCGAAGGCTGGCTCCGCCCGGTTTTATCATCGGCGGAACGGCCAATACCCTCGCACAAGTGCGCCGACACATCGCCAACGGGGTAGACTATGTAGGGCTAGGCCCTTTGCGTTTTACCACCACCAAGGAAAAGCTCAGCCCCTTGCTGGGCGTTGAGGGCTATGCCCAAATAAGTCAGGCGCTAAAGCAAGAAGGGTTGGACATTCCACTGATTGCTATTGGGGGCATTCAGCTGGCTGATATTGCTCCCTTGCTACAAGCAGGAGTGTATGGCATTGCCGTATCGAGTCTGCTGACCCACCCCCCCGATAAACAGCACCTTGTATCAAAAATCATCACCACACTCAATCTATGAAAACAAATCCACTAACCATCGCCGATACCACATTTCACTCACGTCTGTTCACTGGTACGGGCAAGTTTAGTGCCTCCCCGCTCATGCGCGAAGCCCTCCAGGCCTCGGGCACGGAGCTGGTAACAGTAGCCCTCAAGCGTGTAGATGTGCATCAACAGCAAGGCGACGACCTGCTCACCCATCTCCAACACCCCCAGTGGCGACTGCTGCCCAACACCTCGGGAGTGCGCAATGCTCAAGAGGCCGTATTGGCGGCAGAGTTGGCGCGTGAGGCACTACAGACCAACTGGGTGAAGCTCGAAATCCACCCCGACCCCAAGTACCTGATGCCCGACCCCATCGAAACGCTGCGGGCTACCGAAGCGCTGGCCAAACGAGGCTTTGTGGTCTTGCCCTATATCCACGCCGACCCTGTACTCTGTAAGCGTCTCGAAGAGGCCGGCACGGCGGCAGTAATGCCTCTGGGTGCACCCATTGGCAGCAACAAAGGGCTGCGTACACTCGATTTTCTCGAAATCATCATAGAGCAGAGCCGCGTTCCGGTCATCATCGATGCAGGCTTGGGAGCGCCTTCGCACGCCGCCCAGGCGATGGAGCTGGGCGCTGATGCAGTGCTGGTCAATACGGCCATCGCCGTAGCCGGAGACCCTGTGGCGATGGCCACGGCTTTTGCCCAAGCTGTACAGGCCGGGCGCACAGCCTACGAAGCACAGCTGGCGCAGCCCACGGCTCACGCCGTGGCTAGCAGCCCCCTGACGGCTTTTTTGTAATGATACCCCCTCAAAACCCCTCAATGCCTTATGCAAAGCTTTAAAGACTTGATTGCAAACTATGAGTGGCAGGCGATACAAGACGATATTTACCGCAAAAGTGCTGCTGATGTAGTGCGAGCGCTGGCCAAACCAGGCAGGCTCGATTTGGAAGATTTCAAGGCCTTGGTATCGCCTGCGGCGGCGGCTTATCTGGAGCCAATGGCACAGCGCAGCCACCAACAAACACAACAGCGCTTTGGCAAAACCATACAGATGTACATCCCCCTGTACTTGAGCAATGAGTGTCAGAATATCTGTACTTATTGCGGCTTTAGCTTGGATGTGCCGATAGCCCGCAAAACCTTGAGCGAAGAGGAGATTTTGGCCGAGATGTCCGTCATCAAACAAATGGGTTACGAGCACGTGCTGCTCGTAACGGGTGAGGCTAACAAAACTGTGGGGGTGGAGTACTTACAGTGTGCTATCCGCCTACTCAGGCCACACTTTGCCCATATTGCGATGGAGGTGCAGCCCCTCGAACAGGCCGAGTACGCGCTGCTCAGGCGCGAAGGACTGCATACCGTGTTGGTATACCAAGAGACCTACCACCGAGAGGAGTACAAAACCCACCACCCCAAGGGCAAAAAATCTAATTTCGACTACCGCCTCGATACCCACGACCGTCTGGGGCGTGCCGGTATCCAAAAAATGGGGCTGGGAGTACTGCTGGGTTTAGAAGACTGGCGTACAGACAGCTTCTTCTGTGCGGCCCACTTGCAGTACCTCGAAAAGACCTACTGGCAAAGCAAGTACTCGATTTCGTTTCCCCGCCTGCGGCCTTGTGCCGGAGGGCTGAACCCCAAGGTACAGCTCAGCGACCGCGAACTGGTGCAGTTAATCTGTGCTTACCGCCTGCTGAGCGATACGGTAGAGTTGTCGCTTTCGACCCGCGAATCGCCCCATTTCCGTGATCATGTCCTCAAGCTGGGCATTACCTCGATGAGTGCCGACTCCAAAACAGACCCCGGAGGCTATGCCAATCCCAATATGGCGCTCGAACAGTTTGAAATAGACGACAAGCGCCCCACCACCGAAGTGGTCGCAAGCATCCGCCGTCAAGGCTATGAGCCGGTCTTTAAAAATGCTGTAGGTATTGGGGATTTCTGAGCCTCTTCGCTCGGTGTCCTCACATAGACGAAGCTCACACCCCTAGACATTTTCCAAATCCCACAGTTAAAGCTGTGGGTTAAGTCTCATTTTACCCCCTAAATGAGGGCTCAGCTTGTCTCGGAGCTGGAACTCCAAGCTACTTTTCCAACAATGTCCAGAGTGGTGTAGGCGAAGCTCCAGTTTGCGTGCTTTGCGTCTACTTTGCGACCTTTGTGGTTAATGTGATTGCCCATTGCACTAACAAACTCAGACTCCAAACCCATAACTACGCAATACCTTGTTAAACTCCTCAGAACAAACTCGTTATGCCCGTCATCTCTCCCTAGCAGAAGTAGGGATGGCCGGACAGCTCCAACTCAAACAAGCCCGGGTGCTTGTAGTAGGTGCCGGAGGGCTGGGCTGCCCCATATTGCAGTACTTGGCTGCCGCCGGCGTGGGCACTGTCGGCATCGTAGACGACGACACCGTGGCGCTGAGCAACCTCCAGCGCCAAGTCCTCTACCAAGTTGCCGACATCGGACAGCCCAAGGCCGCCGTCGCTGCTGCTAGGTTGTCGGCGCTCAACCCTGAGATATGCCTAGTACCTATTGTGCAGCGCCTCAACACACACAACATCCTGCCCTTGATGGAAGACTACGACTGGATCATCGACGGGACAGACAATTTCCCCACGCGCTACCTCATCAACGATGCCTGCACACTTCTCCAAAAACCCTTGGTCTTTGGGGCTATCCATCGGTTTGAGGGGCAGGTGGCCGTATTTCACTATCAGGGAGGGCCTAGCTACCGCTGCCTCTTCCCCCAAGCACCCCCGCCCGAAGAAGCGCCCAACTGCGCTCAAGCCGGTGTGATGGGTGTGTTGCCGGGCTTGGTGGGCACGCTGATGGCGGCGGAGTGTCTCAAGATGATTTTGGGTATCGGCCAAGTACTTAGCGGCCAGCTACTCAGCATCGACCTCCTCAGCGGCCAGCAACGCAGCTTTTCCATCCGCCGCAACGAGGACAACTTCCAGCGCCAAGCTCTCGAAGCAGACTATGCCGCCGTCTGTGGGCTAGCTCCTGCCCTACCCGATGGTGTCCAAATCAGCCCTACACAGCTCCAAGCTCAATTGGAAGCTGGTGTGAGGCTA is a window from the Eisenibacter elegans DSM 3317 genome containing:
- a CDS encoding thiamine phosphate synthase, which produces MQLILISPEQALPQEQQHLTQMFALGLERFHLRKPHWTVAQLAAYLAHIPAEYHPRIVLHSHDALTQYFALRGIHARSDRDRRSKGFVSTGCHSFEEVRSFDSQGFEYLMLSPVFDSISKEGYPAGFAHQDLRHFLAQPRQTPLLALGGINAQNIAQCAALGFDGVAVLGAVWQSPNPLKALLDLYQGSQDLRIHRI
- the thiE gene encoding thiamine phosphate synthase; the encoded protein is MIARLQYITQAHPHHRPAQHCEELCKAGVPWVQLRMKQVSTTDYLAEAQRCREITQHYGAKLIINDQLEVALGAQADGVHLGQDDLCTAEARRLAPPGFIIGGTANTLAQVRRHIANGVDYVGLGPLRFTTTKEKLSPLLGVEGYAQISQALKQEGLDIPLIAIGGIQLADIAPLLQAGVYGIAVSSLLTHPPDKQHLVSKIITTLNL
- the thiH gene encoding 2-iminoacetate synthase ThiH codes for the protein MQSFKDLIANYEWQAIQDDIYRKSAADVVRALAKPGRLDLEDFKALVSPAAAAYLEPMAQRSHQQTQQRFGKTIQMYIPLYLSNECQNICTYCGFSLDVPIARKTLSEEEILAEMSVIKQMGYEHVLLVTGEANKTVGVEYLQCAIRLLRPHFAHIAMEVQPLEQAEYALLRREGLHTVLVYQETYHREEYKTHHPKGKKSNFDYRLDTHDRLGRAGIQKMGLGVLLGLEDWRTDSFFCAAHLQYLEKTYWQSKYSISFPRLRPCAGGLNPKVQLSDRELVQLICAYRLLSDTVELSLSTRESPHFRDHVLKLGITSMSADSKTDPGGYANPNMALEQFEIDDKRPTTEVVASIRRQGYEPVFKNAVGIGDF
- a CDS encoding thiazole synthase yields the protein MKTNPLTIADTTFHSRLFTGTGKFSASPLMREALQASGTELVTVALKRVDVHQQQGDDLLTHLQHPQWRLLPNTSGVRNAQEAVLAAELAREALQTNWVKLEIHPDPKYLMPDPIETLRATEALAKRGFVVLPYIHADPVLCKRLEEAGTAAVMPLGAPIGSNKGLRTLDFLEIIIEQSRVPVIIDAGLGAPSHAAQAMELGADAVLVNTAIAVAGDPVAMATAFAQAVQAGRTAYEAQLAQPTAHAVASSPLTAFL
- the moeB gene encoding molybdopterin-synthase adenylyltransferase MoeB, encoding MLNSSEQTRYARHLSLAEVGMAGQLQLKQARVLVVGAGGLGCPILQYLAAAGVGTVGIVDDDTVALSNLQRQVLYQVADIGQPKAAVAAARLSALNPEICLVPIVQRLNTHNILPLMEDYDWIIDGTDNFPTRYLINDACTLLQKPLVFGAIHRFEGQVAVFHYQGGPSYRCLFPQAPPPEEAPNCAQAGVMGVLPGLVGTLMAAECLKMILGIGQVLSGQLLSIDLLSGQQRSFSIRRNEDNFQRQALEADYAAVCGLAPALPDGVQISPTQLQAQLEAGVRLQLVDVREAFEWDICHLAGSIHLPLGQLPSRHPSLDPQLPTVLICHHGIRSMQALQYLRQQGDFRQLLNLTGGIEAWASQIDHSMPRY